The genomic interval ATTCACACTTTGATTGTACGCGCGTCTGGCAGCAGAGATTTGCTCTTCAACTTCACTCAGAGTTGCTTGAAGGTGTAAGAAATTTTCATTGGCTTTGAGCGTGGGGTAGTTTTCTACCGCAACCATAAGATTGCCAAGCATGGAAGAGAGCTGTTTTTCTAAAGCAATGGTTTCGCGGCTATCAAGGGAGTGTGTCATGGCTTTTGTGCGAAGTTCGGTGATTTTCTCAAGCGTGATGCTCTCATGCACCATATACTCTTGAACACTTGCGACAAGGTTGGGAAGAAGGTCATGTCGTTTTTTAAGAACGGCGTCAAGCCCTGCGTAAATAGTATCGACTTGGTTTTTTTTGGAGATAAGCGTGTTGTACATAAACACGACAAGAAGAAAAATGAGACCTGCAACAACCAAAAACGTTTCCATCGTAAACCTCCTGTATTGTTCAGAAATGATACGATTTTGCCGCCATTATGGCGACAAAATCTTTACATGTAAAAACTTCTTAGCGACTCATACGTTTACGTTGGTTTGGATCAAGGTATTTTTTACGAATACGAATGTTGATAGGAGTTACTTCCACCAATTCATCGTTTTCAATCCACTCAAGTGCTAATTCTAGGTTCATTTTGCGTGGTGGAACGAGTTTAATCGCTTCATCAGCACCACTACTTCTTACGTTACTTTGTGGCTTACCTTTGATTGGGTTAACATCCAAATCATTCGGTCGTGAATGCTCACCAATAATCATACCCGCATAAACTTTAATTTGTACATCAATGAAAAGCATTCCTCTCTCTTGTAAACTAAAGAGTGAGTAACCCATTGCTGTACCACTTTCCATAGAGATAAGTGCACCATTTTTACGGTGTTCAACTTCTCCACTTAGAGGTCTAAAATCTAAAAATGAGTGGTTCATAACACCCTCACCTTTGGTATCGGTCAAAAATTGTCCACGAAAACCAATCAAACCACGAGCAGGAATCTCAAACTCAATACGTGTTTGACCATCACCTGTTGGGTTCATCGCTTTCATTTCCGCTTTTTTACGACCTAATTTTTCAATAACCGTTCCCGTAAATTCATCAGGAACATCGACAACAAGGTGCTCATATGGCTCCAATTTGACGCCATTTTCTTCTTTGATAATAACTTCAGGACGCGCAAGTGAAAACTCAAAACCTTCACGACGCATATTTTCAGCCAAGATCGTGATTTGAAGCTCTCCACGTCCACTGACTTTAAATTTACCTTCGCCTGCGTTTTCATATCGCATTGCGATGTTTGTTTTCATCTCAGATTCTAAACGTTCATTGATTTTGTTTGATGTGACGTATTTGCCATCAAGTCCCGCAAACGGAGAGTCATTAACGCCAAAAACAACGGAAAGTGTTGGCTCTTCGATGTGTAAGGGATCAAGAGGCATCGGATTGTTTGGATCAACCAAACTGTCCCCAACATCAAGGGTTTCAAAACCAGCAACCGCTACAATGTCGCCGCTTTCTGCTTCGTTAATATCAATTCTTTCCAAACCGTGAAAACCGATCAGTTTTGAAACACGTCCACGTACTTGTTCGCCATCGGCTTTAGCCAGTAGCACCGTCTCATTTTTCTTAATCGTTCCGTTAAAAATACGGGCAATACCGATTTTTCCAACGTAGTTGTCGTAATCAAGGGTAAAGACTTGAAGTTGAAGTGGATTTTCAGGTTTTCCTGAAGGGGCAGGAACATGTTTGAGGATGGTTTCAAAAAGAGGCTCAAGATTTTTGCTCTCGTCGCTCATATTGTATTTGGCATAACCATCACGCGCTGCTGCATAAATGATAGGAAATTCGAGTTGATCTTCATTCGCTCCAAGGGCGACTAAAAGGTCAAACACTTCATCAACAACACGCTCTGCATCTGCCGCTGGCTTGTCGATCTTGTTAACAACAACAATCGGGCAAAGACCAAGGCTAAGCGCTTTTTTAACCACGAATTTGGTTTGAGGCATAACGCCTTCTTGTGCATCAACCAGCAATAAAACACCATCAACCATTTTTAAAACACGCTCAACCTCACCACCAAAGTCGGCGTGGCCTGGAGTGTCGATAATGTTAATTTTAGTCTCTTTATAACGAATAGCTGTATTTTTAGAAAGAATGGTAATTCCGCGCTCTTTTTCAAGATCGTTGCTGTCCATTGCTCTTTCTTCTACTTTTTGGTGCGCTGTGTAGGTACCTGATTGTTTCAACAGCTCATCGACTAAGGTCGTTTTTCCGTGGTCAACGTGCGCTATCACGGCAATATTTCTAAACTCTTGCAAAAAATTCTCCTCGTAAACTTTGACTTTTACATCTTATAAAACGTACGTGATTGGTGTAGTTTGATGAAGTAAATATGCTTCATTATACCACGTTCTTGACTAAATTCAAAATTCCATTACATGTAAAGCATTTTTAGTGTTCACTTTTAAAAACTGGAATGAGTATTGCTTGTTAAAAGTGTGAAATTATCTCTAAAATAAATTGTAAGGCAATGATGATGCAAAATCTTCTCTCTTTTGTGCAGGCTTCAAGCGCGCTACCCGTAGCTTCAGTATCGACAGAAGCGATGAAAAGCGAGAGCGGTGATGGCTCGTTTTCTGAGAGTTTTTTCTCAATGATTCTTGGACAATACGCAAGTGAAGAAGAGCAAACACCACTGAGCGAAACAGCACTTCCTGTGACAACACAAGAAAATGATACGCTTGAACTTCTCAGCAGTGAAGGCGAAGCAAAAAGCATTGATGAACATTTATTGGAAGACCTTTTAAGTGTGGTAAGCACACTCCAAGACGATCCAACAGCAACGGTTTTCCCAACACTTAATGCCTCTTCAAGTTTAGAAAAATTAGTGGCGAGTGAAACAACGCGCCAAGAATTTGCCAGTGTTAAAAACGTAAGCGATCTATTGGCATTATCGCAAAAATACAACCTTGGATTGGAAAAACTTACCATCTCAACCGAAAGTGCTCAAAGCCTTCAAGCCAAGTTTCCAACACTGGCTGAAAATAACTTTTTTGATGATTTGCAAACAGCCCTTACGACCGCACAAAGCACGACTCAAAGTGATGTAAGCCTCTCTACAACGGCTTCGAGTGTTATGAGTTTGCTCGATAAACAATCCACTCAAACACAAACATCCTCTAAATCTTCGATGTTAAGCGAGCTTATCTCCAAAGAGAATTTAAGCACCCAAACCGATGGTGAGGTAGAATCACTCGAAGTAAACGAAAAACAACAAACCGTGCAAGCAATTCAAGAAGAGACAACCGAAACGTCTACCAAACCTTTAGATACGCTTCTTCAAAAAGTAACCAATGCTAACGAAACTAAAAAAACACTCACGGCAGAAAATGCAAGCCTCAGTAGCGATGATACCTCCGTGGAAACATCCACAACACGTGTCAATGAAGTACCTGTTGAACGTGTGCAAACGGAAGACGAGAGTATTGATAGTGTGTTAACCACCCTTAAAACCGATAAAACTTCTGATGAAGCGGCGGAAGAGGAGATTGCACTCAGCCAAAAAATCGTAAGCAGTGAAGAGAGTGAAACCACATCAACCTCATCAGAGGATTCACAATCCACATTGGAGATTAAAAATGATCTTAAAACAACGCTCAGACAAGAGATAACATCCAAAACAGCTACGGTTAAAGAGAGCCTCAATCAATTTGCAAGTGATCTTCAAGAGAAGATTGATGCGTACAAACCGCCTATTATGAAGGTTGAACTCTCCTTAAGTCCTCAAAGTTTAGGCGATGTTGATGTCACGCTTTTAACCAGAGGCAACAATTTACATGTAACGATTTCGTCCAACACCAGCACGATGTCACTCTTTACGCAAAACCAAAATGATGTTAAAAGTGCCCTGATCAATATGGGCTTTACCAATTTAGAGATGAACTTTAGCGATCAAAACAACAAAGAACAAGCACAGCAAAATCAAAAAAACAGTAGTGGAAGTTCAGATGAATTTACCACAGAATCAAGTGAAGAAGAGACAACCCTTTTAGAGATTGTCATTCCTCAATACGTCTAACATATAAAAAGGATCTATTATGGCAACAACCGGATATGAAAATCTTATTTCAGGCTCAAGCTCAAGCACAACAACCGCAAGTACGACAACGTCAACGTCATCCTCATCGCTGAGTAACGATGACTTTTTAACCTTACTTGTCACCGAATTACAGTACCAAGATCCAACTGATCCTATGGATACAGAGACCATTTTAACGCAAACTTCACAGCTAGCATCGATTGAAGCCGCTCAAAATACAGCCGATTCTTTGGATGAGCTCTCCGAACAATTGCAATCCTCAACCACCTTTAATGCGGTTTCGTCCATTGGTAAAATGGCAAGTTTGGGATCTAACTATATCACCTACACAGGAAGCGATGATATCTCCTTTGAGGTCTACTTCCCCAATGAAATTTCAGATGGAACACTCACCATTGCCGACTCTGATGGTAATGTGGTAAGAACGATCGACTTAGGCGATGAAGCCAAAGGAGAAAGTGGCATTGTCACCATCACCTGGGATGGACTCGATGATGAGGGTAATCAAGTGGATGAAGGCTATTACAGTGTGGGTGCAACGTATATTGACCCTGAAGGCGCTTCGGATACAACAGTGTTAGGTGTTTATCCAATCGAATCTGTTTACTACGACGATGGCGTGATCAAGCTAAAACTTGGTTCAAACTACTACAATATTGATGAAGTCGTTGAAATTTATGCAAAAAGTGAATCGTAAAAAGGATAGACCATGAATACCTCTTTTTACAATAGCATCTCTGGTGTAGTCAGTAGCCAATTCTATATCGATGTTGTTGGCAATAATATTGCAAATGTGAATACCAATGGCTTTAAAAGCAGCACAGCTGAGATCACATCACTTTTTTCGAGCATTCTCTCAAGTTCCACCGCCTCCACCAATGATATTGGTATGGGCGCATCCAGTCAAACCACGGCACTTAATATGACCCAAGGCTCACTTCAAGGAACCGATAACACGTTTGACTTAGCACTTGAAGGTGAGGGATGGTTTGGTGTTTTGGGTGCAGATGGAACAACGTATTACACCCGTGCGGGTAGTTTTTCACTGGATGGCAATGGTAATCTTGTGGATGGTGATGGAAACTATCTTATGGTCACGCGTGGCGATAATATGACAGAAACAACCTTAGATGCAGAGACCCTTAAAGGATTTGGTTCCACAGATACAACACTACAGGCCTACGCCATTACGGAAATGGATGATATAGCACTTGGAAATGTAGGAGACCAAACTAAAGTGGCGCTTCCTTTAATACTCTACTATGCTCCCGTTGCAACCACAGAAGCCTCTTATGGCGCCAATCTTGATCCAACCGTAACGGTGGATAGCGTTAACGTTGATTTGGATGCGGCGGATTATCCCTCAACCGTAACGCCTAGCACAACAGGAACCATTAACCTCAGTGGTACGGTTTCAAATACAACAGCAGCGCTTGACCCTCAAGAGGGCGATGTTGTTATTATCACCTTAACCGATGCAGATGGCTTAACACAAACGATCAATGCCAAACTCGATGAAAACTTAGCATGGTCTCTTTCCGATTACGATGTAAGTGGGCTAAATACCTCATCGGATCTAACCGTTACGTCGGCTGTACTTCAAAC from Sulfurospirillum multivorans DSM 12446 carries:
- a CDS encoding LemA family protein, with translation METFLVVAGLIFLLVVFMYNTLISKKNQVDTIYAGLDAVLKKRHDLLPNLVASVQEYMVHESITLEKITELRTKAMTHSLDSRETIALEKQLSSMLGNLMVAVENYPTLKANENFLHLQATLSEVEEQISAARRAYNQSVNDYNNAIEMFPTNFMAGFMHLERKEVFSIPERERSSVDVKNLFQK
- a CDS encoding flagellar hook-basal body complex protein; translation: MNTSFYNSISGVVSSQFYIDVVGNNIANVNTNGFKSSTAEITSLFSSILSSSTASTNDIGMGASSQTTALNMTQGSLQGTDNTFDLALEGEGWFGVLGADGTTYYTRAGSFSLDGNGNLVDGDGNYLMVTRGDNMTETTLDAETLKGFGSTDTTLQAYAITEMDDIALGNVGDQTKVALPLILYYAPVATTEASYGANLDPTVTVDSVNVDLDAADYPSTVTPSTTGTINLSGTVSNTTAALDPQEGDVVIITLTDADGLTQTINAKLDENLAWSLSDYDVSGLNTSSDLTVTSAVLQTSQEVANEEHFTMTVIGPDGDKDILDMTFTKVVPQGEEGTTWNAVANIYSYYEEYDSTKTYDTSLYYVNESTKKVYEIVDSQTGALTFNSDGSLASNTVPTLNNGGTALTLDLGTVGSFDGMISSTSIEKSNIADYNGSVEGYLTAYDVDENGNVVATFSNGKSSAVAKIAVYHFQNDQGLTQVSSTLFAESANSGDPIFYTDADGNTVLGSSIANQTLETSNTDLATALTELIIIQKSFGASAKGITTSDEMLQNAINMKQ
- the fliK gene encoding flagellar hook-length control protein FliK — encoded protein: MQNLLSFVQASSALPVASVSTEAMKSESGDGSFSESFFSMILGQYASEEEQTPLSETALPVTTQENDTLELLSSEGEAKSIDEHLLEDLLSVVSTLQDDPTATVFPTLNASSSLEKLVASETTRQEFASVKNVSDLLALSQKYNLGLEKLTISTESAQSLQAKFPTLAENNFFDDLQTALTTAQSTTQSDVSLSTTASSVMSLLDKQSTQTQTSSKSSMLSELISKENLSTQTDGEVESLEVNEKQQTVQAIQEETTETSTKPLDTLLQKVTNANETKKTLTAENASLSSDDTSVETSTTRVNEVPVERVQTEDESIDSVLTTLKTDKTSDEAAEEEIALSQKIVSSEESETTSTSSEDSQSTLEIKNDLKTTLRQEITSKTATVKESLNQFASDLQEKIDAYKPPIMKVELSLSPQSLGDVDVTLLTRGNNLHVTISSNTSTMSLFTQNQNDVKSALINMGFTNLEMNFSDQNNKEQAQQNQKNSSGSSDEFTTESSEEETTLLEIVIPQYV
- the typA gene encoding translational GTPase TypA, whose product is MQEFRNIAVIAHVDHGKTTLVDELLKQSGTYTAHQKVEERAMDSNDLEKERGITILSKNTAIRYKETKINIIDTPGHADFGGEVERVLKMVDGVLLLVDAQEGVMPQTKFVVKKALSLGLCPIVVVNKIDKPAADAERVVDEVFDLLVALGANEDQLEFPIIYAAARDGYAKYNMSDESKNLEPLFETILKHVPAPSGKPENPLQLQVFTLDYDNYVGKIGIARIFNGTIKKNETVLLAKADGEQVRGRVSKLIGFHGLERIDINEAESGDIVAVAGFETLDVGDSLVDPNNPMPLDPLHIEEPTLSVVFGVNDSPFAGLDGKYVTSNKINERLESEMKTNIAMRYENAGEGKFKVSGRGELQITILAENMRREGFEFSLARPEVIIKEENGVKLEPYEHLVVDVPDEFTGTVIEKLGRKKAEMKAMNPTGDGQTRIEFEIPARGLIGFRGQFLTDTKGEGVMNHSFLDFRPLSGEVEHRKNGALISMESGTAMGYSLFSLQERGMLFIDVQIKVYAGMIIGEHSRPNDLDVNPIKGKPQSNVRSSGADEAIKLVPPRKMNLELALEWIENDELVEVTPINIRIRKKYLDPNQRKRMSR
- a CDS encoding flagellar hook capping FlgD N-terminal domain-containing protein, with protein sequence MATTGYENLISGSSSSTTTASTTTSTSSSSLSNDDFLTLLVTELQYQDPTDPMDTETILTQTSQLASIEAAQNTADSLDELSEQLQSSTTFNAVSSIGKMASLGSNYITYTGSDDISFEVYFPNEISDGTLTIADSDGNVVRTIDLGDEAKGESGIVTITWDGLDDEGNQVDEGYYSVGATYIDPEGASDTTVLGVYPIESVYYDDGVIKLKLGSNYYNIDEVVEIYAKSES